The stretch of DNA CGAGGGTTTTGGAATGATCTGTAAGTAACGCGTTATCGCTCAAACATCCCCTGAGGAGTCAGACATGGCAAAAGACAAATCCGCCAGCGCCCCAGCGAATCCAACAGATGCCAAAGGTCAGCCGGCGCCGCAAATCAGCTTCGATTCCGAACGAATCGCTGCTTTATACAGCAATTTCGCCCGTGTAACCGGGTCACCCGAAGAGTTGATCATCGATTTCGGGTTAAACCCGCAGCCTTTCGGCGGACAGT from Symmachiella dynata encodes:
- a CDS encoding DUF3467 domain-containing protein gives rise to the protein MAKDKSASAPANPTDAKGQPAPQISFDSERIAALYSNFARVTGSPEELIIDFGLNPQPFGGQSEAVPISQRIVMNYYTAKRFLGALQMAVQRHEQAFGVLETDVNKRVVSGGAPKK